A genomic segment from Chitinophaga flava encodes:
- a CDS encoding SDR family NAD(P)-dependent oxidoreductase: protein MGLLTDKVALVTGAGSGIGKCVAEIYAHNGASVVVSDIDEKGGKAVAEGITQAGGNAVFIKSDVSKAAECEQLVAATIKQYKQLDIACNNAGIGGESAPTGAYQLSEWEKVININLNGVFYGMRYQLPVMEKAGSGVIVNMASILGAVGFAGACAYVAAKHAVIGLTQTAAIEYSAKGIRINAVGPGFIETPLLKHLSQQVMQELVALHPIGRLGKPEEVAELVLWLSSPPSSFVTGGYYPVDGAYLAR from the coding sequence ATGGGACTTTTAACGGACAAGGTAGCCTTAGTAACCGGTGCAGGCTCCGGTATTGGCAAATGTGTAGCGGAAATCTACGCGCACAACGGTGCCAGCGTGGTGGTGAGTGACATCGATGAAAAAGGCGGGAAGGCCGTCGCCGAAGGGATTACACAAGCTGGTGGCAATGCTGTTTTTATTAAATCAGACGTCAGCAAGGCAGCTGAATGTGAACAGCTGGTGGCCGCCACCATAAAGCAATACAAGCAGCTTGACATAGCCTGCAACAATGCCGGTATCGGCGGTGAGTCTGCTCCTACCGGCGCTTATCAGCTTAGTGAATGGGAAAAGGTGATCAACATCAACCTTAACGGGGTGTTTTATGGCATGCGTTATCAGTTGCCCGTCATGGAAAAAGCCGGCAGCGGCGTGATCGTCAACATGGCTTCTATCCTGGGCGCTGTAGGCTTTGCCGGGGCCTGCGCTTATGTAGCGGCCAAACACGCGGTGATAGGACTTACGCAAACAGCTGCCATAGAATATTCTGCCAAGGGTATCCGCATCAATGCTGTAGGTCCCGGATTTATAGAAACCCCTTTATTAAAACATCTGAGCCAGCAGGTGATGCAGGAGCTGGTGGCATTGCATCCCATAGGCCGGTTAGGCAAGCCGGAGGAAGTAGCAGAACTGGTACTATGGTTAAGTTCTCCCCCTTCTTCCTTCGTGACCGGTGGTTATTACCCGGTAGACGGGGCGTACCTGGCCAGATGA
- a CDS encoding DUF4290 domain-containing protein → MEYNTTRNYLIMKEYGRNIQKMVEFLVTIEDDEDRQRNAMAVIELMGTLNPHLRNVEDFRHKLWDHIFNISGFNLNVESPYPRPTREALQAKPDRLPYPKKYPRNRHFGKNLELVIDKAIHEDNQEKKEGFTQCIGNYMKLAYSNWHKESVHDDAIRGELMSISNNELDYQPGNASVSSNTNTQTGGGMTFNTSGNTGGGDHFRSNKRKNFQQNNKFKGNNGGGGKNNNNKHNNKYKNRNK, encoded by the coding sequence ATGGAATATAATACCACGCGTAATTACCTGATAATGAAGGAATATGGCAGGAATATCCAGAAAATGGTGGAATTCCTGGTAACCATAGAGGATGATGAGGACCGCCAGCGCAATGCGATGGCTGTGATCGAGTTAATGGGTACGCTTAATCCGCATCTGAGAAATGTGGAAGACTTCAGGCACAAACTATGGGATCATATCTTTAACATATCCGGATTCAACCTGAACGTGGAATCTCCATATCCGAGACCTACAAGGGAAGCGCTGCAGGCCAAACCGGACCGTTTGCCCTATCCTAAAAAATATCCCCGCAACCGTCACTTTGGTAAAAACCTGGAACTGGTGATCGACAAAGCGATCCATGAAGACAACCAGGAAAAAAAGGAAGGGTTTACTCAATGCATCGGCAACTACATGAAACTCGCCTATTCCAACTGGCACAAGGAAAGTGTACATGACGATGCTATCAGGGGTGAACTGATGTCCATCAGTAATAATGAACTGGACTACCAGCCAGGCAATGCCAGCGTTAGCAGCAATACCAACACGCAAACCGGTGGCGGCATGACTTTCAATACCAGTGGTAACACCGGTGGCGGAGATCATTTCAGGTCCAACAAACGCAAAAACTTCCAGCAGAACAACAAGTTCAAAGGCAACAACGGAGGCGGAGGCAAAAACAATAACAACAAGCACAATAACAAATACAAAAACAGGAACAAGTGA
- the murA gene encoding UDP-N-acetylglucosamine 1-carboxyvinyltransferase, which produces MSSAFEVRGGNRLKGEIIPQGAKNEALQIISAVMLTAEKVTIHNIPDIVDVNLLIELLGDAGVKVNRISRDKCEFQADNIDLAYLQSADFKKKSGRLRGSVMIAGPLLARFGKALIPKPGGDKIGRRRLDTHIIGFEKLGARFIYDADDNYFRLEAPAGGLKGTYMLLDEPSVTGTANIVMAAVLAQGTTTIYNAACEPYLQQLCKMLNSMGARISGVGSNLLTIEGVATLGGCQHSMLPDMIEIGSFIGLAAMTQSELTIKNAGVESLGIIPEKFRSLGIQLEIRGNDIYIPSQESYEIQTFLDGSILTISDHPWPGFTPDLLSIVLVVATQAKGSVMIHQKMFESRLFFVDKLIDMGAQIVLCDPHRAVVIGLGRQHQLRGITMSSPDIRAGVSLLIAALSAEGKSTIQNIDQIDRGYQYIDERLRNLGADIKRI; this is translated from the coding sequence GTGAGCAGTGCCTTCGAAGTAAGAGGTGGCAACCGTCTGAAAGGGGAAATTATACCCCAGGGAGCCAAAAACGAAGCTTTACAAATCATTAGCGCCGTGATGCTGACTGCAGAGAAAGTCACCATTCACAATATTCCGGATATAGTAGATGTCAACCTGTTGATAGAACTGTTGGGAGATGCAGGCGTAAAAGTAAACCGTATCAGCCGCGATAAGTGTGAGTTTCAGGCCGACAACATCGACCTGGCGTATCTGCAGAGTGCCGATTTCAAAAAGAAATCCGGCAGGCTCCGTGGCTCCGTAATGATTGCCGGCCCGCTCCTGGCCCGGTTTGGAAAGGCCCTGATCCCGAAACCCGGAGGGGACAAGATCGGCCGCCGTCGCCTGGATACCCATATCATCGGGTTCGAAAAACTGGGTGCCCGCTTCATCTACGATGCAGACGATAACTACTTCCGCCTGGAAGCCCCTGCTGGCGGACTCAAAGGCACTTATATGCTGCTGGACGAACCCAGCGTTACCGGTACAGCCAACATCGTGATGGCCGCAGTACTGGCACAGGGAACGACCACCATCTACAACGCTGCCTGCGAACCTTACCTGCAGCAGCTCTGCAAAATGCTCAACAGCATGGGCGCTCGTATCAGCGGTGTAGGTTCCAACCTGCTCACCATCGAAGGGGTAGCCACCCTCGGCGGATGCCAGCACAGCATGCTCCCCGACATGATCGAGATCGGATCTTTCATCGGTCTCGCTGCCATGACGCAAAGTGAGCTCACCATCAAAAATGCGGGCGTGGAAAGCCTGGGTATCATCCCCGAGAAATTCCGCTCCCTCGGTATACAACTCGAGATCAGAGGAAATGATATCTATATTCCTTCCCAGGAATCATATGAAATACAGACCTTCCTCGATGGCTCCATCCTTACCATCTCCGACCACCCATGGCCCGGATTTACGCCTGACCTGCTGAGCATTGTGCTGGTAGTAGCTACACAAGCCAAAGGCAGCGTGATGATCCACCAGAAAATGTTCGAGAGCAGACTGTTCTTCGTGGATAAACTGATCGATATGGGCGCACAGATAGTACTGTGCGATCCGCACCGTGCTGTGGTGATAGGCCTTGGCCGTCAGCATCAGCTGCGGGGCATCACCATGTCTTCTCCGGATATCCGCGCCGGTGTTTCCCTGCTGATCGCTGCCCTCAGCGCCGAAGGCAAAAGCACCATCCAGAACATCGACCAGATTGACCGCGGTTACCAGTACATCGACGAACGGTTGAGAAATCTGGGAGCCGATATCAAGCGTATTTAA
- the gmk gene encoding guanylate kinase — translation MEKKIIIVTAPSGAGKTTIVKKMLASMPVLAFSVSAATRTAREGEVNGKDYYFMTTEEFHSKIDENAFAEYEMVYAGKYYGTLKSELERIWDNNKVPMVDIDVKGALSIKEHYHDKALTIFIQPPSIDALRTRLSERGTETQASLDERLAKAQYELSFSHEFDRIVVNDELERAYEEVKNLVNDFLNIK, via the coding sequence ATGGAAAAAAAGATCATCATTGTCACCGCCCCCTCCGGAGCCGGTAAAACAACCATCGTAAAAAAAATGCTGGCCAGCATGCCTGTTCTGGCCTTTTCTGTGTCCGCTGCCACCCGTACCGCCCGTGAAGGCGAAGTAAACGGAAAGGACTATTATTTCATGACCACTGAGGAGTTTCACTCCAAAATTGATGAAAATGCCTTCGCAGAATATGAAATGGTATATGCCGGCAAATACTACGGTACACTGAAGAGCGAACTGGAACGCATCTGGGATAACAACAAGGTTCCGATGGTGGATATTGATGTAAAAGGAGCCCTCTCTATCAAAGAACACTACCACGATAAAGCCCTCACTATTTTTATTCAACCACCTTCTATCGATGCGCTGCGGACCCGTCTCAGCGAACGAGGTACCGAAACACAGGCCTCACTGGACGAGCGTCTGGCCAAAGCACAGTACGAACTGTCTTTCTCTCATGAGTTTGACAGGATTGTTGTCAACGATGAACTGGAACGGGCCTACGAAGAAGTGAAAAATCTGGTAAATGATTTTTTGAATATAAAATAG
- a CDS encoding hemolysin family protein, protein MDGYTIIILVFLVLLAAFFSGIEAAFANVNKLSIELKKKQGRATGKILAGFNEHPSRFLATSLVGLTITVVIYSILLAGFFQPIWEASTAAPENVPMPLVIFLEILLASLIMLFLGFFIPRAIFRSRPEALLSFFALPISVVAKPLFVIGNVLVSISEWMLKYLFNVRILETRESFSRVDVEHFIRQSQQHFGENQELNTELFENALSLAHVKIRGCLIPRKEIEALDIKNPIIDARKKFMETKLSKIIIYDTTIDNILGYIHQLDMFKNPQNIESIIHPILAVPETMSAIDLLSKFNKERKSIAWVVDEFGGTAGIVTIEDVLEEIFGEIKDEHDEEEFVEKQIAEKEYIFSGRLELDYLNEKYSLDFPEDESETLSGYIINHHETIPKIKERIIIGDYEFDILNVTDTRIEMVKMKILG, encoded by the coding sequence ATGGACGGATACACAATTATAATTCTAGTTTTCCTCGTACTGCTGGCAGCCTTCTTCTCAGGTATAGAAGCTGCCTTTGCCAATGTGAATAAACTCAGCATTGAGCTCAAAAAAAAGCAGGGAAGGGCTACCGGCAAAATACTGGCCGGTTTTAACGAGCATCCCAGCCGTTTTCTGGCTACCAGCCTCGTAGGGCTTACAATCACCGTGGTGATCTACAGCATCCTGCTCGCAGGCTTTTTTCAGCCGATCTGGGAAGCCAGTACTGCAGCGCCTGAAAACGTGCCCATGCCGCTCGTAATTTTCCTGGAAATATTACTGGCATCGCTGATAATGTTGTTCCTGGGCTTTTTTATACCCAGAGCCATTTTCCGGTCACGCCCGGAAGCACTGCTGAGCTTTTTCGCGCTGCCAATCTCTGTCGTGGCCAAACCACTGTTCGTGATCGGCAATGTCCTGGTGTCTATTTCCGAATGGATGCTGAAATACCTTTTTAACGTGCGTATACTCGAAACCCGCGAATCTTTTTCCCGGGTAGATGTGGAGCATTTCATCCGGCAGTCGCAGCAGCACTTTGGTGAAAACCAGGAGCTGAATACCGAGCTGTTCGAAAATGCCCTCTCACTGGCTCATGTTAAAATCCGTGGCTGTCTGATTCCCCGCAAAGAGATAGAAGCGCTCGATATCAAAAACCCTATCATTGACGCGCGGAAGAAGTTCATGGAAACAAAACTGTCCAAGATTATTATCTACGATACAACAATCGATAATATTCTGGGTTATATTCATCAACTGGACATGTTTAAAAATCCACAGAACATCGAAAGCATCATTCACCCGATACTGGCTGTGCCGGAAACAATGAGTGCCATTGATCTGCTGAGCAAGTTCAACAAAGAGCGCAAAAGTATCGCATGGGTTGTGGATGAGTTCGGTGGAACTGCTGGTATAGTAACTATTGAAGATGTACTGGAAGAAATCTTCGGAGAGATCAAAGATGAACACGATGAAGAAGAGTTTGTAGAAAAACAGATCGCCGAAAAAGAGTATATTTTTTCAGGAAGATTAGAGCTTGATTACTTAAATGAAAAATATAGTCTTGATTTTCCTGAAGATGAAAGTGAAACATTGTCGGGGTATATCATCAATCATCATGAAACCATTCCCAAGATAAAAGAAAGGATCATTATTGGTGACTATGAGTTTGATATACTGAACGTTACAGACACTCGCATCGAGATGGTGAAGATGAAAATTCTGGGTTGA
- the tatC gene encoding twin-arginine translocase subunit TatC, whose product MLKKLFSNNEDKAEMSFFDHLEDLRWHLVRSALAIVAFSIFGFVYTQEILDNVIFGPTNANFPSYIALCKLSHWVGMGDSLCITPVKVQFLNYKMVGQIMLQFRLAFTIGFICAFPYIFWEFWRFVKPALKEKELKWAKGAIFWVSFQFFLGICFAYFLMAPFTINFLASYTVTSKAINQFFIDDYFDLMSQIVLGMGVLFELPILVYFLTKLGILTPDFLRNYRRHAIVVILILAAIITPPDLVDQLIVFTPLYCLYEISIFISKKAMREREEAAKKQEVEEWS is encoded by the coding sequence ATGTTAAAAAAATTGTTTTCAAATAACGAGGATAAGGCAGAGATGTCTTTTTTTGATCACCTCGAAGACCTTCGCTGGCACCTCGTAAGATCTGCATTAGCAATAGTAGCATTTAGTATATTCGGATTTGTATATACTCAGGAGATCCTGGACAACGTAATATTCGGACCTACCAACGCAAACTTCCCTTCCTATATCGCATTGTGTAAGTTGAGCCACTGGGTAGGTATGGGCGACAGCCTCTGTATTACACCAGTGAAAGTGCAATTCCTGAACTACAAAATGGTAGGTCAGATTATGCTACAGTTCAGACTGGCTTTCACCATCGGCTTTATATGTGCCTTCCCTTATATTTTCTGGGAGTTCTGGCGTTTTGTAAAACCCGCACTGAAAGAGAAAGAGCTGAAATGGGCCAAGGGAGCTATCTTCTGGGTGTCTTTCCAGTTTTTCCTGGGTATCTGTTTTGCTTACTTCCTGATGGCGCCTTTTACCATCAACTTCCTCGCATCTTATACCGTGACATCAAAAGCCATCAACCAGTTTTTTATTGATGACTATTTTGACCTGATGTCTCAGATAGTACTGGGTATGGGTGTACTGTTTGAGCTGCCTATACTGGTATATTTCCTGACCAAACTCGGTATTCTCACGCCTGATTTTCTGCGTAATTACAGAAGACATGCGATCGTGGTAATCCTGATACTGGCAGCCATCATCACGCCTCCAGACCTTGTAGATCAGCTGATCGTGTTCACTCCTTTATACTGTCTATACGAAATCAGTATCTTTATATCTAAGAAAGCGATGCGCGAAAGAGAAGAGGCAGCGAAAAAACAAGAAGTGGAAGAATGGTCCTAA
- the rpiB gene encoding ribose 5-phosphate isomerase B: MQQHTFNTALPVAIGSDHAGFEYKEDVISYLEAKGFTVKDYGTHSKDSVDYPDYAHPVATAVEREQAAFGILICGSANGVAITANKHQGIRAAICWGEELARLARSHNNANVLCIPARFVDVAVANQMVDIFAETPFEGGRHQNRVSKMACL, from the coding sequence ATGCAACAACATACCTTTAACACTGCTTTGCCTGTAGCTATCGGGTCTGATCACGCAGGGTTTGAATACAAGGAAGACGTGATTTCTTATCTGGAAGCAAAAGGATTCACAGTAAAGGATTACGGAACACATTCCAAAGATTCGGTAGACTATCCGGACTACGCACATCCGGTAGCTACAGCCGTAGAAAGAGAACAGGCTGCCTTTGGTATCCTCATCTGCGGCAGCGCCAACGGAGTAGCTATTACAGCCAATAAACACCAGGGCATCCGTGCTGCTATCTGCTGGGGAGAAGAATTGGCAAGACTGGCACGTTCACACAACAATGCCAATGTATTGTGTATTCCTGCCCGTTTTGTGGATGTAGCCGTGGCTAATCAGATGGTTGATATCTTCGCTGAAACACCTTTCGAAGGTGGCCGCCATCAGAATCGCGTCAGCAAGATGGCCTGTCTGTAA
- a CDS encoding M28 family peptidase: MRLLATIVCFLFLASANAQKAYQPVTNKTIASRYGAMITPESARKQLSVIAGETMEGRETGTRGQERAAAYIISQFKEAGLQPGVEGTWEQHYPLYRDSLETGTLTSGDRTFHFGLDFYAGIQETPDIDISADIVYAGYGIISPEHNDYKGLDVKDKIVIVREGAPATMSREKANPTEKAAVAAFRGARALLVVSKGANRFRALDQHYIRKTDIYRTRDTSSRTGIYYITPATAAFIMGGDSLQAEKGILPQTSARPLHIVFHKKDLTLWPSNVLGYLEGTDKKDEIVFVTAHYDHLGIVDGQIHFGADDDGSGTTAVIEMAKAFGKAAKDGYRPRRSIVFMTVSGEEKGLLGSAYYTANPVYPLANTIVDLNIDMIGRVDPEHEHDTNYVYLIGDNKLSSALRPISENANNTFTGFQLDYKYNDPNDPHQFYYRSDHYNFASHGIPVIFYFNGTHADYHKPTDTVDKINFNLLARRAQLVFYTAWELANKPVRLPVDRNER, encoded by the coding sequence ATGAGACTTCTTGCCACGATAGTATGTTTTCTTTTTCTGGCCAGTGCAAATGCACAGAAGGCCTACCAGCCAGTTACCAACAAAACAATCGCCAGCCGGTACGGAGCAATGATTACTCCGGAATCTGCCAGAAAGCAGCTGTCTGTCATTGCCGGCGAAACCATGGAAGGACGGGAAACAGGTACCCGCGGGCAGGAGAGGGCCGCCGCCTATATCATCTCCCAGTTTAAAGAAGCCGGCCTGCAACCCGGTGTTGAAGGCACCTGGGAGCAGCATTATCCACTCTACCGTGACAGCCTGGAAACGGGCACACTCACCTCTGGAGATCGTACTTTTCATTTTGGCCTCGACTTTTACGCCGGCATTCAGGAAACGCCTGATATCGATATCAGTGCAGACATTGTTTATGCCGGTTATGGTATTATCTCGCCCGAACACAATGATTACAAAGGACTGGATGTAAAAGATAAAATCGTAATAGTCAGGGAAGGTGCGCCTGCCACGATGTCCAGAGAAAAAGCCAACCCAACAGAAAAAGCTGCTGTGGCTGCTTTCAGAGGTGCCAGGGCTTTGCTGGTGGTGAGTAAAGGTGCTAACCGGTTCCGCGCACTGGACCAGCATTATATCCGCAAAACCGATATCTATAGAACCCGCGACACCAGCAGCAGAACAGGCATCTATTACATTACGCCGGCAACAGCTGCCTTTATCATGGGCGGGGATAGTCTGCAGGCTGAAAAAGGAATACTGCCGCAAACTTCTGCCAGGCCGCTGCATATCGTTTTCCACAAAAAAGATCTGACCCTGTGGCCTTCCAATGTATTGGGTTATCTGGAAGGCACCGATAAAAAAGACGAGATCGTATTTGTCACTGCACACTATGATCACCTGGGTATTGTAGACGGACAAATCCATTTCGGTGCAGATGATGACGGGTCAGGTACTACCGCTGTAATTGAAATGGCGAAGGCCTTCGGAAAGGCCGCCAAAGACGGCTACCGGCCCCGCAGAAGCATCGTATTTATGACTGTTTCCGGAGAAGAAAAGGGATTGCTGGGATCAGCCTATTATACGGCTAATCCAGTGTATCCACTGGCCAATACTATTGTAGATCTCAATATCGATATGATTGGCCGTGTTGATCCCGAACACGAACATGATACCAATTATGTATACCTCATTGGTGATAACAAGCTGAGTTCAGCACTGCGTCCTATCAGTGAAAACGCGAACAATACCTTTACCGGTTTTCAGCTGGATTACAAATACAACGATCCCAACGATCCGCACCAGTTTTATTACCGCTCCGATCATTACAATTTCGCGAGTCATGGAATACCAGTGATCTTTTATTTCAATGGTACACATGCGGATTATCATAAGCCCACTGACACCGTTGATAAAATTAACTTCAATCTGTTGGCGAGAAGAGCACAACTTGTTTTTTATACAGCGTGGGAGCTGGCCAACAAGCCGGTACGGTTGCCCGTAGATAGAAACGAACGATAA
- a CDS encoding HdeD family acid-resistance protein, with the protein MRNFYSAYWWIFLLRGIFALILGVLAIIWPGATFTTLIVFLGGYLFVAGLFALIGAIAARKTTENWGIFLLSGLIGIILGVLTVYNPFATGAALIFLVGFWAMLAGIFEIIIAIRLRALITGEGWYIAGGTISILFGILLLSNPEAAALTLTWLFGFYAVISGIMLISLSLRLKRK; encoded by the coding sequence ATGCGTAATTTTTATAGTGCCTATTGGTGGATTTTTTTGCTTAGAGGGATTTTTGCCTTGATTTTGGGGGTGCTGGCTATTATCTGGCCAGGTGCCACTTTCACCACGCTGATTGTTTTCCTGGGGGGCTATCTTTTTGTAGCCGGACTGTTCGCTTTGATTGGGGCGATAGCAGCACGGAAAACGACAGAGAACTGGGGCATATTTCTGTTGTCTGGTTTGATAGGTATTATATTAGGTGTCCTTACAGTATACAATCCTTTTGCTACCGGGGCGGCGCTGATCTTCCTGGTTGGTTTCTGGGCCATGCTGGCCGGTATTTTTGAAATCATTATTGCGATCAGGTTACGGGCGTTGATAACGGGTGAAGGTTGGTATATCGCAGGCGGGACCATTTCTATTCTCTTTGGTATCCTGCTACTATCTAACCCCGAAGCGGCTGCACTTACCCTGACCTGGCTGTTTGGATTTTACGCAGTGATATCAGGCATTATGTTGATATCGCTATCTCTCCGGTTAAAAAGAAAATAA
- a CDS encoding RNA polymerase sigma factor — protein MSSTEFNNLLLGNADFLRPYAVTLTKDSESAKDLYQETLFRALSNRDKYLAGTNIRAWLYTIMRNIFINNYRRGNRQYKLLDNAVGDYLLSHQPSAIGNFAESDLRVKDVQMAVYNLPVIFKQPFLLYFEGYKYYEIAAILNEPLGTVKSRIHFARKMLKTRITRH, from the coding sequence ATGTCATCCACCGAATTCAACAATTTGTTACTAGGAAATGCCGATTTCCTGCGGCCGTATGCAGTTACGCTTACCAAAGACTCTGAGTCAGCAAAAGACCTCTACCAGGAAACGTTGTTCAGAGCTTTGTCCAACCGCGATAAATACCTCGCCGGTACCAATATCCGCGCATGGCTGTACACCATCATGCGGAATATTTTTATCAACAACTACCGCCGGGGAAATCGCCAGTATAAATTGCTGGACAATGCAGTAGGAGATTATCTGCTGAGCCACCAGCCTTCCGCTATTGGCAATTTCGCAGAATCAGATCTCCGGGTGAAAGATGTACAGATGGCTGTCTATAATTTGCCTGTTATCTTCAAACAACCATTCCTGCTCTATTTTGAAGGCTACAAATACTATGAGATCGCTGCTATTCTGAATGAGCCGCTGGGAACCGTAAAAAGCCGCATCCATTTCGCCCGCAAGATGTTGAAAACCAGGATTACCAGGCACTGA